The nucleotide window CAGTTGTGTTGCAAAAGCTATTTCCGGCAGTTTCTTCAGGAACAAATCGTGAAATAATTGAGGGATTTGTAGGAATTTTTGCAGTAATTATGATGATAGGTATAGGAGTGTGGCTTCACAGCAAGTCATCATTAAAGGCCTGGAAAGATTATATGGACAGAAAAATGAATGTCGTACTCAGTACAGGAAGCTTTATATCCATGTTTGCATTAAGTTTTCTTGCGGTATTCAGAGAAGGAGCGGAAACGATTTTATTCTATGCGGGAATTTTACCTCTAATATCAGTACAAAATCTTATTACAGGTATTTCAGCAGCAGTAATAATACTTATTATAATAGCACTTGCTCTGACTTATGCTTCTTCAAAAATAAAAGTACATAGAGTATTCTTTATATTGACGTGGATGATTTATTTCCTTGCATTTAAAATGCTCGGAGTAAGTATTCATATGCTTCAGGTAGTAGGAGTTATACCTCTTCATGTGATACATTTTATTCCGACAGTGGGAATACTGGGGATTTATGCGAATGTAGAAGTGTTTATAAGTCAACTTATTCTTATATTAATAATTGCAGGAATAACTTTAAAAAGAAAAAAACAGTAATAATATTTTGAAAGGGTATGTTATGTCTGAAGAGAAAAATCAATCATTAATAGAACATTTAGGCGAATTTAGAAAAAGACTTATTATGACAATAATATTTTTTCTATTTGCTTTTGTTGCAAGTTTTGTGTTCTGTGCTGATATTTATCGACTACTGACCTATCCTTTCAGTAAAAAACTTCTGGTTTTAGGACCTGACGAAGTTTTGGGAATTTATGTAACTCTTGCGGGAATATGTGCTTTGAGTTTTACTCTGCCTTTTGCAAGTTATCAGTTGTGGGCATTTATAAAGCCCGGATTGAAAGAAAAAGAGGCAAAGATGATATTGACATATATTCCTGCGACTTTTATTTTGTTTGTCGGAGGACTGGCATTCGGATTTTTTGTGATAACGCCTGCATTGCTGAATATATTGCTGTCTATCGGAGAAGACTTGTTTAATGTGCAGGTTACAGCACGAAATTATCTGGAATTTGTTTTACATACATCATTACCTATTGCTGTTGTGTTTGAGTTGCCTGTTATAGCGGCATTTCTGACATCGCTGCATATTTTGACACCTATGTTTCTTACAAAAAACAGAAGATACGGATATTTTATATTGCTTGTATTGGCAGTAGTTCTGACACCTGCAGATTTTATAAGCGATTTGGCAATGACAGTTCCTCTTGTTTTGATTTATGAAATAAGTATTTCAGTAAGTAAATATATTTATAAAAAGAGAGAAGGATAGAATATGGGAATTTTTAGAGATATCG belongs to Pseudoleptotrichia goodfellowii and includes:
- the tatC gene encoding twin-arginine translocase subunit TatC; the protein is MSEEKNQSLIEHLGEFRKRLIMTIIFFLFAFVASFVFCADIYRLLTYPFSKKLLVLGPDEVLGIYVTLAGICALSFTLPFASYQLWAFIKPGLKEKEAKMILTYIPATFILFVGGLAFGFFVITPALLNILLSIGEDLFNVQVTARNYLEFVLHTSLPIAVVFELPVIAAFLTSLHILTPMFLTKNRRYGYFILLVLAVVLTPADFISDLAMTVPLVLIYEISISVSKYIYKKREG